In Aequorivita sp. H23M31, a single window of DNA contains:
- the idi gene encoding isopentenyl-diphosphate Delta-isomerase yields MKEEQVVLVNENDEKIGLMGKQEAHEKALLHRAFSVFIFNDKNELMLQQRALDKYHSPGLWANTCCSHPRDGETVVEAGKRRLKEEMGFTTDLKETTSFIYKAPFDNGLTEHELDHILIGKYEGNPTLNPEEVAAWKWMDLEEVKSDIKTNPANYTEWFKIIFDKFYQHLAV; encoded by the coding sequence ATGAAAGAAGAACAAGTTGTATTGGTCAACGAAAATGATGAAAAGATCGGTTTAATGGGCAAACAGGAAGCACACGAAAAAGCACTCCTTCACCGCGCCTTTTCGGTGTTTATTTTTAATGATAAAAACGAACTTATGCTGCAACAGCGCGCTTTGGATAAATACCATTCGCCCGGCTTATGGGCCAACACCTGCTGTAGCCATCCGCGAGATGGTGAAACTGTAGTGGAGGCCGGAAAGCGAAGGTTGAAGGAAGAAATGGGTTTTACAACGGACTTAAAGGAAACTACTTCATTCATCTATAAAGCTCCTTTTGATAATGGATTGACCGAGCACGAACTCGACCATATTCTCATCGGAAAATATGAAGGAAATCCAACTCTTAACCCAGAGGAAGTTGCAGCTTGGAAATGGATGGATCTGGAAGAGGTAAAGTCTGACATAAAGACCAATCCTGCAAATTACACCGAATGGTTTAAAATAATTTTTGATAAATTTTACCAACATCTTGCTGTATGA
- the murQ gene encoding N-acetylmuramic acid 6-phosphate etherase produces MTYHKITESASKYDNLEKMSISELLQNINNEDKSIAYAVEKSISQIENLTIQVIDKLKNGGRLFYIGAGTSGRMGILDASECPPTFGVPHGLVLGLIAGGDSAIRKAVEFAEDSEEQGVQDLQKENISEKDIVIGIAASGTTPYVIGALKYCNDNNITTGCITCNEGSPLALAAQFPIEVNVGPEFVTGSSRMKAGTAQKLVLNMISTTAMIQLGRVKGNKMVDMQLSNNKLVDRGVRMIMEELNISEREAQILLDKHQNVRKAIDAVKN; encoded by the coding sequence ATGACTTACCATAAAATTACCGAATCCGCTTCAAAATATGATAATTTAGAAAAAATGAGCATTTCAGAATTGCTTCAGAATATAAACAATGAAGACAAATCGATTGCCTATGCGGTGGAAAAATCCATTTCTCAGATTGAAAATCTCACCATACAAGTTATTGACAAATTAAAAAACGGCGGCAGGCTATTTTATATCGGCGCCGGAACAAGTGGCCGTATGGGAATCCTTGATGCCAGCGAATGTCCTCCCACTTTCGGCGTACCGCACGGATTGGTGCTTGGATTAATTGCCGGGGGAGATTCCGCCATCAGAAAAGCCGTGGAATTTGCGGAAGATTCTGAAGAACAAGGGGTACAGGATTTACAAAAAGAAAATATTTCCGAAAAAGATATAGTAATAGGAATCGCCGCCTCGGGCACAACCCCTTATGTAATAGGAGCATTAAAATATTGCAATGATAATAACATCACAACCGGTTGTATTACCTGTAATGAAGGCAGTCCTCTTGCCCTTGCGGCCCAATTTCCAATAGAGGTAAATGTAGGACCAGAATTTGTGACGGGAAGTTCAAGAATGAAAGCAGGAACGGCACAGAAACTGGTCCTCAATATGATCTCCACTACCGCGATGATTCAATTGGGAAGAGTAAAAGGAAATAAAATGGTTGATATGCAATTGAGCAATAATAAACTGGTGGACCGCGGCGTACGAATGATAATGGAGGAACTAAATATATCTGAAAGAGAAGCCCAAATTCTTTTGGATAAACACCAGAATGTGCGAAAAGCAATCGACGCAGTAAAAAATTAG
- a CDS encoding TonB-dependent receptor — MRLLITLTIFFGSFLIHSQEKFTLNGTVSEEETGETLMGVNILVSPLQTGTVTNQYGFYSITLPRGQYEITISTLGFATQQFTIDLQENIKKNFTLSEDSQSLDEVLLEANPEKLNIRSTQMSANTLSSSTIKKIPVVLGEVDIIKSITLLPGVTSAGEGASGFNVRGGAADQNLILLDEATLYNSSHLFGFFSVFNPDAIKDLTLYKGGIPAQYGGRVSSVLDIYQKDGNNRNYHATGGIGLVASRLLLEGPIKKDTASFLIGGRSSYAHLFLPLFDLDNIAYFYDLNTKVSYNLNKNNRLFLSGYFGRDVFKISESFGNTFGNTTLNLRWNHIFSDKLFSNLSLIYSDYYFGLELKFVEFKFDSGITNFNLKYDFSNYLSENIELKYGVNSISYKFNPGNVKPTTETSAVNEFKLTDKFAWENAFYTGADIKVSKNLLVNAGLRLSTFNRLGQSELFLYENNLPLLYNEDLGIYEKAKPSDTVSFKRSETIKSFAHLEPRLSVSFLLNDDSSIKASYNRMTQYIHLISNTTSPTPFDIYAPSGKYIEPQLADQVALGYFRNFQNYSMEVETFFKKVQNRLDYINGADLIANNAVEQILLNGEARSYGLELLLKKNSGRFQGWLAYTLSKSEQRTPGRTANESGINNGDWYNTPWDKTHDLSFTGSYDLSKSWSFGANFIFQTGRPSTFPEGQYFYDGMVIPVYEARNSSRLTPFNRMDISATWRPKAGRYSDSDNSPKWKGEWVFSVYNVYNRKNAASFSFSENTDNGTNEAVRLSIFGIIPSVTYNFKF; from the coding sequence TTGAGATTATTGATCACTCTTACCATATTCTTTGGAAGTTTCTTAATTCATTCCCAAGAAAAATTCACTTTGAATGGAACCGTTTCTGAGGAAGAAACCGGAGAAACCCTCATGGGAGTTAATATCTTGGTCTCTCCACTTCAAACGGGAACTGTGACTAATCAATATGGATTTTATTCTATTACTTTACCTAGAGGACAATACGAAATAACAATAAGCACGTTGGGCTTTGCCACCCAACAATTCACGATTGACCTTCAAGAAAACATTAAAAAGAACTTTACCCTATCCGAAGATTCCCAAAGTCTAGACGAAGTACTTCTTGAAGCAAACCCTGAAAAACTCAATATTAGAAGTACCCAAATGAGTGCAAATACTCTTTCTTCCAGCACCATAAAAAAGATTCCAGTAGTTTTGGGGGAAGTGGATATTATAAAATCCATAACCCTGCTTCCGGGAGTAACCAGTGCCGGTGAAGGGGCCAGCGGATTTAACGTAAGAGGAGGCGCAGCCGACCAGAATTTAATTTTACTTGACGAGGCAACCCTTTACAACTCATCGCATTTATTCGGATTCTTCTCCGTTTTCAATCCTGATGCTATTAAGGATCTCACCTTATATAAAGGAGGAATCCCGGCGCAATATGGAGGTCGAGTTTCTTCTGTTTTGGATATCTATCAAAAGGACGGAAATAATCGTAACTACCACGCCACAGGCGGAATTGGATTGGTTGCAAGTCGTTTACTTCTTGAAGGACCTATAAAAAAGGATACCGCTTCATTTCTGATAGGAGGCCGCAGCAGTTATGCCCACTTGTTCCTTCCCTTGTTTGACTTGGATAATATTGCTTATTTCTACGACTTAAATACCAAGGTAAGTTATAATCTAAACAAGAATAACAGACTCTTTCTTTCAGGATATTTCGGGAGGGATGTGTTTAAAATTTCTGAAAGCTTCGGAAACACTTTCGGAAATACCACTTTAAATTTAAGGTGGAACCATATCTTTTCAGATAAATTATTTTCCAACCTGTCATTGATTTATTCTGATTACTATTTTGGATTGGAACTGAAATTTGTAGAATTTAAGTTTGATAGTGGAATAACGAATTTCAATCTTAAATACGACTTCTCCAACTACCTTTCGGAAAACATAGAATTAAAGTATGGGGTAAATAGCATCTCCTATAAGTTTAATCCTGGAAATGTAAAACCTACTACGGAAACTTCGGCCGTGAATGAATTTAAACTAACCGATAAATTTGCTTGGGAAAATGCTTTTTATACTGGTGCTGATATAAAGGTCTCCAAAAACCTTCTGGTCAATGCGGGACTCAGACTTTCAACTTTTAACAGGTTGGGGCAATCTGAACTTTTTTTATATGAAAACAACCTCCCATTACTTTATAATGAAGACTTGGGAATATACGAAAAAGCAAAACCCAGTGATACTGTTTCCTTTAAAAGAAGTGAAACAATCAAATCATTCGCCCATCTGGAACCCCGACTTTCTGTTTCATTTTTATTGAATGATGATTCTTCTATAAAGGCGAGCTATAACCGAATGACCCAATACATCCATTTAATTAGCAATACCACCTCTCCTACTCCATTTGATATATATGCCCCTAGCGGAAAATACATAGAACCTCAACTAGCTGATCAGGTAGCATTGGGATATTTCCGCAATTTTCAGAATTACTCCATGGAAGTTGAAACCTTTTTTAAGAAAGTTCAAAACCGTTTGGACTATATTAATGGCGCGGATTTAATTGCGAACAATGCCGTGGAACAGATTCTGCTAAATGGCGAAGCCAGATCCTACGGATTGGAATTGCTTCTGAAGAAAAATTCGGGTAGATTTCAGGGATGGTTGGCTTATACTCTTTCTAAAAGTGAACAGCGCACTCCCGGAAGAACTGCAAATGAAAGTGGGATTAATAATGGGGATTGGTACAATACTCCTTGGGATAAAACCCACGACCTATCTTTCACCGGCTCTTATGATCTTTCAAAAAGCTGGTCGTTTGGTGCAAATTTTATCTTTCAAACGGGCCGGCCAAGTACCTTTCCAGAAGGCCAGTATTTTTACGACGGAATGGTCATTCCCGTGTATGAAGCTCGCAATAGCAGCAGATTGACTCCCTTTAACCGAATGGATATCTCTGCTACTTGGAGACCAAAAGCAGGAAGGTATTCTGATAGCGACAACAGTCCGAAGTGGAAAGGAGAATGGGTTTTTAGCGTTTACAATGTTTACAACAGAAAAAATGCCGCTTCTTTTTCATTCAGTGAAAATACAGACAACGGAACAAATGAGGCTGTGCGACTTTCTATCTTCGGAATTATTCCTTCAGTTACCTACAACTTTAAATTTTAG
- a CDS encoding type I phosphomannose isomerase catalytic subunit yields MKETEPQLYPLKFKPILKEKVWGGKKLNNLLNKKATGNIGESWEISGVENNVSIVANGPWEGKSLDGLLSEFKEKLVGDRVYKIFGNKFPLLFKFIDAADDLSVQVHPEDSLAKQRHNSFGKTEMWHIFQADPGAQLIVGFKNELEKEDYLRTLAEGNITEILNSVTVKKGDTFVIYPGTVHAIGAGVLLAEIQQTSDITYRIYDWDRPEADGKMRELHTDLAVDAIDFGSNPKKESYPNKENFPVHIAETEFFSTNKLHLSQSFVRKLGDMDSFVVYMCLEGQATIAGNGFSEKMEIGDTLLIPAEIEEITFDTKGASFLEVYVP; encoded by the coding sequence ATGAAAGAAACAGAACCACAATTATATCCCCTAAAATTTAAACCAATTTTAAAGGAAAAGGTTTGGGGAGGAAAAAAGCTCAATAATCTTTTAAATAAGAAGGCCACCGGAAACATTGGTGAAAGCTGGGAAATTTCGGGAGTTGAAAACAATGTTTCTATCGTTGCCAATGGCCCTTGGGAAGGAAAGTCATTGGACGGATTACTCTCAGAATTTAAAGAAAAATTGGTAGGGGACCGGGTTTATAAAATTTTTGGAAATAAGTTTCCTTTATTGTTCAAGTTTATTGATGCGGCTGATGATCTTTCCGTACAGGTACATCCGGAGGATTCACTTGCCAAGCAAAGACATAATTCCTTTGGAAAAACGGAAATGTGGCATATTTTTCAGGCCGATCCAGGAGCGCAGCTTATTGTTGGGTTTAAAAATGAACTCGAAAAAGAGGATTATTTAAGAACACTTGCCGAGGGAAATATCACCGAAATTCTCAATTCCGTAACTGTTAAAAAGGGAGATACCTTTGTGATCTATCCGGGAACGGTGCACGCCATTGGTGCTGGAGTTTTATTGGCTGAAATTCAGCAGACCTCAGATATCACTTATCGCATTTATGATTGGGATAGACCTGAAGCCGATGGGAAAATGCGCGAGCTCCACACCGATTTGGCGGTGGACGCAATAGATTTTGGCTCAAACCCAAAGAAGGAAAGTTATCCGAATAAGGAAAACTTTCCGGTGCATATTGCTGAGACGGAGTTTTTTTCCACAAACAAACTTCATCTTTCGCAATCCTTTGTGCGCAAATTAGGCGATATGGATTCTTTTGTTGTTTATATGTGTCTTGAAGGTCAGGCAACTATAGCAGGTAACGGATTTTCGGAGAAAATGGAAATAGGGGACACGCTTCTTATCCCTGCAGAAATAGAAGAGATTACATTCGATACAAAAGGAGCTTCATTTTTGGAAGTGTACGTACCTTAA
- a CDS encoding peptide chain release factor 3, which yields MSLQKEIKRRRTFAIIAHPDAGKTTLTEKLLLFGGAIQEAGAVKNNKIKKGATSDFMEIERQRGISVATSVLAFEYEGVKINILDTPGHKDFAEDTFRTLTAVDSVIVVIDVAKGVEEQTEKLVEVCRMRNIPIIVFINKMDREGRDAFDLLDEIEQKLKLRVTPLSFPIGMGYDFKGIYNIWEKNINLFSGDSRRNIEETIEIEDVQHPELEKLIGEKAAKTLREELELVYEVYPDFNKEEYLEGNLQPVFFGSALNNFGVRELLDCFVEIAPTPQPKESDTRLVDAEEKEFSGFVFKIHANMDPKHRDRLAFVKIVSGIFERNTPYLHVRQGKKLKFSSPNAFFAEKKQIVDTSYAGDIVGLHDTGNFKIGDTLTEGEEMNYKGIPSFSPEHFKYINNADPMKSKQLEKGIDQLMDEGVAQLFTLELNGRKVIGTVGALQFEVIQYRLEHEYGAQCSYENLNVHKACWVDPVDPKSEEFEDFKRVKSRFLAKDKRGQLVFFADSAFTLQMTQSKYPNVKLHFVSEFTPAAKRKKK from the coding sequence ATGTCTTTACAAAAGGAAATAAAACGCAGAAGAACTTTTGCCATCATTGCCCACCCTGATGCGGGAAAAACAACACTTACTGAAAAATTGCTGCTCTTCGGTGGTGCAATCCAAGAAGCGGGAGCGGTTAAGAACAATAAGATAAAGAAAGGCGCTACGAGTGATTTTATGGAGATTGAGCGTCAACGAGGAATTTCCGTAGCTACTTCTGTGCTCGCTTTTGAATATGAAGGGGTAAAGATTAATATTCTCGATACGCCCGGTCACAAGGATTTCGCAGAAGATACTTTTAGAACTTTAACTGCCGTTGACAGTGTGATTGTTGTTATTGACGTGGCAAAAGGGGTCGAGGAACAAACTGAGAAGTTGGTGGAAGTCTGTAGAATGCGGAATATTCCCATCATCGTTTTTATAAACAAAATGGACCGCGAAGGCCGTGATGCCTTCGATCTTTTGGATGAAATTGAACAAAAGTTAAAACTCCGGGTAACTCCATTAAGCTTCCCCATTGGGATGGGGTATGATTTTAAGGGAATTTACAATATTTGGGAAAAAAATATAAACCTCTTTAGTGGCGATAGCAGGAGAAATATTGAGGAAACAATCGAGATTGAGGATGTTCAGCACCCTGAACTAGAAAAACTTATCGGAGAAAAAGCCGCTAAAACGCTTCGGGAGGAACTGGAACTTGTGTATGAGGTTTACCCCGATTTTAATAAAGAGGAATATTTGGAAGGAAATCTTCAACCTGTATTTTTCGGTTCCGCCCTTAATAATTTTGGAGTTCGTGAATTGTTGGATTGTTTTGTGGAAATTGCCCCAACCCCGCAACCCAAGGAGAGTGATACGCGATTGGTTGATGCCGAAGAAAAAGAGTTCAGTGGTTTCGTTTTTAAAATCCACGCCAATATGGATCCCAAACACAGGGATAGATTGGCTTTTGTGAAAATTGTTTCGGGTATTTTTGAAAGAAACACGCCTTATCTTCACGTTCGCCAAGGAAAGAAATTGAAGTTTTCCAGTCCGAATGCTTTTTTTGCCGAAAAGAAACAAATTGTGGATACTTCGTATGCGGGGGATATTGTGGGTCTTCACGACACGGGAAATTTCAAAATTGGCGACACACTTACCGAGGGCGAAGAAATGAACTATAAGGGAATTCCAAGTTTTTCACCAGAGCACTTTAAGTATATCAATAATGCCGATCCTATGAAGAGCAAGCAGCTGGAAAAAGGAATCGACCAATTAATGGATGAAGGGGTTGCCCAGCTATTCACTTTAGAACTTAACGGACGAAAGGTAATTGGAACGGTCGGCGCTTTACAATTTGAAGTAATCCAATATCGTTTGGAACATGAATATGGAGCTCAATGTTCTTATGAAAACTTGAATGTTCACAAGGCCTGTTGGGTGGATCCGGTGGATCCAAAAAGTGAGGAATTTGAAGATTTTAAAAGGGTAAAATCCCGATTTCTTGCAAAAGACAAACGCGGACAACTGGTCTTTTTTGCCGATTCAGCGTTTACCTTGCAAATGACACAATCCAAATACCCTAATGTTAAATTGCATTTTGTCAGTGAATTTACGCCCGCTGCAAAAAGAAAAAAGAAATAA
- a CDS encoding T9SS type A sorting domain-containing protein: protein MNREVVAISVHDILGRKILTTEKTFSENTIQFNLPEVLNIGIYMVTISYNGESKNLRIIKK from the coding sequence TTGAACAGAGAGGTTGTTGCTATTTCAGTGCATGATATTCTAGGAAGGAAAATATTGACCACTGAAAAAACTTTTTCTGAAAATACCATCCAATTCAACCTTCCTGAAGTATTGAACATTGGGATTTATATGGTTACCATTTCATATAATGGTGAAAGCAAAAATTTAAGAATTATCAAGAAATAG
- a CDS encoding 6-pyruvoyl trahydropterin synthase family protein: protein MSLTVYRKAHFNAAHRLFREEWDDAKNLEVFGKCSNPNYHGHNYELEVGISGELDPKTGFLMNLKAVSQIIKEEVEDPFDHKNLNIEVPEFKELNPTVENIAIVIWNKLRNRIDHKYTITVKLYETPRNFVVYTGK from the coding sequence ATGAGCCTAACCGTATATAGAAAAGCGCACTTTAACGCTGCCCACAGACTTTTCCGTGAGGAATGGGATGATGCGAAGAACCTTGAAGTTTTTGGAAAATGCAGTAATCCCAATTATCATGGCCATAATTATGAGCTAGAAGTAGGAATATCTGGAGAGCTGGATCCAAAAACAGGATTTTTGATGAATCTGAAAGCGGTTAGTCAGATTATTAAAGAAGAAGTGGAAGATCCTTTTGACCACAAAAATTTAAATATAGAAGTTCCCGAATTTAAAGAGCTTAATCCAACGGTCGAAAATATTGCTATCGTTATCTGGAATAAACTGCGGAATCGAATAGACCACAAATATACAATTACCGTTAAACTCTACGAAACGCCACGAAATTTTGTGGTCTATACTGGCAAATGA
- a CDS encoding alpha/beta hydrolase family protein gives MKYFLIISLLFSWIGISQNNEFNSQNIGITPLIDGTLLVPDTTKTQPLAIIIAGSGPTDRDGNQQMMKNNSLRFLAEGLYKEDIATFRYDKRIIKLMRNKYLDERNIHFKDFIDDAIAILKYFKKDPRFSKIYIIGHSQGSLIGMVAAQEGADGYVSIAGAGQEIDDVIVDQLSKQAPELVENARTSFDDLRANGVANNYSPALGSIFRKEIQPFIFSWMFYNPQEEIKKLDIPVMIINGDKDFQVQISEAELLKSAEPNAKYLIIPNMNHIFKEVEGNDLENSKTYNQYDLPVMPELTDAISIFIKEN, from the coding sequence ATGAAATATTTTCTTATTATAAGTCTTCTTTTTTCTTGGATAGGAATATCACAGAATAATGAATTTAATTCCCAGAATATTGGTATAACTCCCCTAATTGACGGTACTCTATTGGTTCCAGATACTACAAAAACCCAACCTCTGGCAATCATTATTGCTGGTAGCGGTCCAACCGATAGAGATGGAAACCAGCAGATGATGAAAAACAATTCGCTTCGTTTTCTTGCCGAAGGTCTTTATAAAGAAGACATCGCCACCTTTAGATATGATAAAAGAATCATCAAACTAATGAGAAATAAATATCTTGATGAAAGAAATATTCATTTTAAAGATTTTATAGATGATGCAATTGCAATCTTGAAATACTTTAAAAAAGATCCAAGATTTTCCAAGATTTACATTATTGGCCACAGTCAAGGTTCCCTCATCGGGATGGTCGCAGCGCAGGAAGGTGCAGATGGATATGTTTCTATAGCCGGCGCTGGTCAGGAAATAGACGATGTAATTGTTGACCAATTATCCAAACAGGCTCCCGAGCTGGTAGAAAATGCCCGTACCTCCTTTGACGACTTACGGGCAAATGGGGTTGCGAATAACTATAGTCCCGCACTGGGATCAATCTTCAGAAAAGAAATTCAGCCCTTTATTTTTAGTTGGATGTTTTATAATCCCCAAGAAGAGATTAAGAAACTTGATATCCCTGTTATGATAATTAACGGCGATAAGGATTTTCAGGTTCAAATCTCTGAAGCCGAATTACTCAAATCGGCAGAACCAAATGCTAAATATCTTATCATTCCTAATATGAACCATATATTTAAAGAGGTGGAGGGAAATGATCTGGAAAACAGCAAAACTTATAATCAATACGATCTTCCCGTAATGCCCGAATTGACCGACGCCATTTCAATATTTATAAAAGAGAATTAA
- a CDS encoding DUF819 family protein, whose product MDETATEILRDTTPLFTNDTIVFGVLMVVLGFIFYTSSKSTGFWNKFYVIVPALFMAYFIPALLTTSGIISPEWISISDSGEVKAGSTSLYYMSSRYLLPAALVLMTLSIDLKGVFKLGPKALIMFLTGTAGIIIGGPVAVLIVGTLHPEAVGGEGADAVWRGLSTLAGSWIGGGANQTAMLEIYGYNQKLYGGMVFVDIVVANIWMAVILFGIGKSAKIDKWLKADTTAIENLKANVSEYTKKVDRNPTLTDLMILAAIAFGTVSFSHFGADYISAFFSSIVDDIPKGIVRNIFTFLDSSFFWMISITTIIGILLSFTKAKSYEGAGASKFGSVFIYILVATIGMKMDLTLIFDNLWLIVIGLIWMATHAGLMILVAKLIRAPYFFFAVGSQANVGGAASAPIVASAFHPSLATVGVLLAVFGYAIGTVGAILCTVLMQLASAV is encoded by the coding sequence ATGGACGAAACCGCTACGGAGATACTTAGAGATACAACACCATTATTTACAAACGACACGATTGTCTTTGGAGTTTTAATGGTGGTCTTAGGATTTATTTTTTATACATCCTCAAAAAGCACCGGTTTTTGGAATAAGTTTTACGTTATCGTTCCCGCCTTGTTTATGGCATATTTTATTCCAGCGCTGCTTACGACCTCGGGAATCATAAGCCCTGAATGGATTTCCATATCCGATTCAGGGGAAGTAAAAGCGGGAAGCACCAGTCTTTATTATATGTCCAGTCGTTATTTACTGCCAGCGGCGTTGGTTTTAATGACACTGAGTATCGATTTAAAGGGCGTATTCAAATTAGGCCCAAAGGCTCTGATAATGTTTTTAACTGGAACGGCTGGAATTATAATCGGGGGACCGGTTGCAGTATTAATTGTGGGAACCCTACATCCCGAAGCCGTGGGAGGCGAGGGTGCCGATGCAGTATGGCGTGGTCTCTCTACGCTCGCGGGAAGTTGGATTGGTGGGGGCGCAAATCAAACTGCTATGCTAGAGATTTATGGATATAACCAGAAACTCTATGGAGGGATGGTTTTCGTCGATATTGTTGTGGCAAATATTTGGATGGCAGTGATCCTCTTCGGAATAGGAAAATCGGCAAAAATTGACAAATGGCTTAAAGCCGATACCACCGCAATAGAAAATTTAAAAGCAAATGTTTCTGAATACACCAAAAAAGTAGATAGAAATCCCACCCTTACCGACTTGATGATCCTTGCAGCAATAGCGTTTGGTACCGTAAGCTTCTCACATTTTGGAGCAGATTATATAAGTGCATTTTTTTCTTCTATAGTGGACGATATCCCCAAGGGAATCGTTCGAAATATATTTACGTTTTTAGATTCGAGTTTCTTTTGGATGATTTCCATTACCACCATTATCGGCATTTTGCTGTCTTTTACCAAAGCCAAAAGTTATGAAGGCGCCGGGGCAAGTAAATTTGGAAGTGTTTTTATCTACATTCTCGTAGCCACCATTGGTATGAAAATGGATCTTACCTTGATCTTTGACAACCTGTGGTTAATCGTAATTGGTTTGATTTGGATGGCAACCCACGCGGGATTGATGATCTTGGTTGCAAAATTAATACGAGCCCCGTATTTCTTCTTTGCAGTGGGCAGTCAAGCAAATGTGGGAGGTGCGGCATCCGCTCCGATTGTAGCTTCCGCCTTCCATCCCTCTTTGGCAACCGTTGGAGTTCTTTTAGCCGTTTTTGGATATGCAATCGGGACGGTGGGCGCAATCTTATGTACGGTTTTAATGCAATTGGCTTCAGCAGTCTAA
- a CDS encoding DUF4369 domain-containing protein: protein MRYSTYILIIFLSILSCSSPNPEIMHLTGAVKGLEKGTLLLQKFEDTVLVTVDSMDINGNSQFSFSEKVESPEIYYLYVRLKDGTLKDDRIQFFGENGNVNIETNLEKFGSAAKVSGSKNDSLLRDYYLLKQRYITKNLDFIEVRINARTKNTDSLVKEIDRKQQSLQASQNFATINFAIKNSDYEVAPFLMLSEAYNSQIKYLDTVYNTLSPKIKDSKYGKELESFIKTSKEADTLL, encoded by the coding sequence ATGCGCTACTCCACCTACATTCTTATAATATTTCTATCAATATTAAGTTGTTCCTCCCCTAACCCGGAAATAATGCACCTTACCGGTGCGGTGAAAGGCTTGGAAAAAGGAACTTTATTGCTTCAGAAGTTTGAAGACACTGTTTTGGTTACTGTTGATTCAATGGACATAAATGGAAATTCGCAATTCAGTTTTTCAGAAAAGGTGGAAAGCCCTGAGATTTATTATTTATACGTGCGTTTAAAAGATGGAACTCTAAAAGACGATAGAATACAATTTTTCGGAGAAAATGGAAATGTAAACATTGAGACAAACCTCGAAAAGTTTGGGAGTGCAGCAAAGGTTTCAGGTTCTAAAAATGACAGTCTGTTAAGAGACTATTATTTATTGAAGCAGCGCTATATCACTAAAAACTTAGATTTTATTGAAGTTAGAATTAATGCTCGAACAAAAAACACCGACTCTTTGGTCAAGGAAATAGATAGGAAACAACAAAGTTTGCAGGCCAGCCAGAATTTTGCGACCATCAACTTTGCAATCAAAAATAGTGATTATGAAGTAGCTCCCTTTCTAATGTTAAGTGAAGCCTATAATTCCCAAATAAAATATTTGGATACAGTGTATAACACACTTTCACCAAAAATAAAAGACTCCAAATACGGTAAGGAATTGGAGTCTTTTATTAAAACTTCAAAAGAAGCCGATACACTGTTATAG
- a CDS encoding DUF4249 domain-containing protein, with protein sequence MKQFLFLVSSLLLLTSCEDVIDVDLNDAKPRLVVEANISIRPATGAVFSTVKLTTTAPFFDNNIPVVEDATIYIMDESGTLYPFVHSEEGYYNGDFLPQPNNNYTLHIKYKDEIYTATTHLVSSPELEYVEQKNDGGFLGDQIELKAFFTDPIDQKNFYYYIGSSKRGVARDVLSDEFFNGNRIFAMYLADDLSAGDNVQFTLSGVTEEFYNYMFILLQQTGSGGGPFETQPATVRGNIINQTNPENYPLGYFRISEISVLEYIVQ encoded by the coding sequence ATGAAGCAGTTTTTATTTCTTGTTAGCAGCTTGCTTCTTCTTACCTCTTGTGAAGATGTAATTGATGTAGATCTGAACGATGCAAAACCAAGATTGGTTGTAGAGGCCAACATAAGTATAAGACCCGCGACGGGAGCGGTTTTTAGCACTGTGAAATTGACAACCACCGCTCCCTTTTTCGATAATAATATCCCGGTAGTAGAAGACGCTACCATATATATAATGGATGAAAGTGGAACTCTGTATCCTTTTGTTCACTCAGAGGAAGGTTATTATAATGGTGATTTCCTACCACAACCAAATAACAACTATACTCTTCATATAAAATATAAGGACGAAATATATACGGCAACCACCCATCTTGTTTCCTCTCCCGAATTGGAATATGTTGAACAAAAGAACGATGGTGGTTTTCTGGGCGATCAAATAGAATTAAAAGCATTTTTTACCGATCCTATAGACCAAAAAAACTTCTACTACTATATAGGTTCTTCTAAACGAGGGGTGGCCCGAGATGTGCTAAGCGACGAATTTTTTAATGGAAACCGAATCTTTGCTATGTATTTAGCGGACGATTTATCGGCGGGAGATAACGTTCAATTCACCCTATCGGGAGTAACGGAGGAATTTTATAATTATATGTTTATCCTATTACAACAAACTGGAAGTGGAGGCGGGCCTTTCGAAACCCAACCCGCCACCGTAAGGGGAAATATCATTAATCAAACCAATCCAGAAAATTATCCATTGGGATATTTCAGAATCTCAGAAATATCGGTATTAGAATATATAGTGCAATAA